Proteins from a single region of Pyrus communis chromosome 6, drPyrComm1.1, whole genome shotgun sequence:
- the LOC137736666 gene encoding CASP-like protein 1 produces MGSSNKPVIYFCFSLLLRSLLIAASVIGVVFMLSSKQSEDWYTDSSQTYYETLSFKFTQSPAFIYYVAALSLSGLYGLITMFTSFLVILAPASSAVLVLFAIFDVLILGIIASATGTAGSVAYILLRGNEDFTWSDSCYAYNKFCRHLGVSFGVSLVASILLVLLLWTSVITLYKRISSKRISPPPQFQLVSETPT; encoded by the exons ATGGGATCAAGTAACAAGCCCGTGATTTACTTCTGCTTCAGTTTGCTTCTCAGGAGCTTATTGATTGCAGCATCTGTGATTGGTGTTGTGTTCATGTTAAGTAGCAAGCAATCTGAAGATTGGTACACTGACAGCAGCCAAACTTACTACGAAACCCTTTCCTTTAAATTTACTCAATCACCGGCCTTCAT ATACTACGTTGCAGCATTATCTCTTTCAGGGCTTTATGGTCTCATTACCATGTTCACATCCTTTTTAGTTATCTTAGCACCAGCTTCCTCAGCAGTCTTGGTCCTTTTTGCGATTTTTGATGTG TTGATATTGGGGATCATAGCATCGGCCACAGGCACTGCTGGAAGTGTTGCATATATCTTGCTAAGGGGCAATGAAGATTTTACATGGTCGGATTCCTGCTATGCTTACAACAAATTCTGTCGACATCTCGGGGTCTCTTTCGGGGTTTCCTTGGTAGCCTCCATTTTGCTTGTCTTGCTTCTCTGGACCTCCGTCATCACTCTTTACAAAAGGATCTCCTCCAAACGGATCAGCCCACCACCACAGTTTCAATTAGTATCAGAGACACCTACTTAA
- the LOC137736175 gene encoding uncharacterized protein: protein MIAVCNHDSYFVQKKNAFGDMGLLPQQKITVALRMLAYGASANQVDEITRMRKSTILESLMRFCGAIESIYTVEYLRKPTNIDLERLLKKAEMCGFPGMIGSIDCIHWMWKNCPSAWQGAYGDRKGAKSIILEAVASFDTWIWHAFFRGSGSSK from the coding sequence atgattgctgtttgcaaccatgattcttactttgtgcaaaagaagaaTGCTTTTGGTGATATGGGTCTCCTTCctcagcaaaaaattactgttgccttgcggatgcttgcatatggagcatctgcaaaccaagtggatgagataacgaggatgaggaaatcaaccattcttgagtccctgatgaggttttgcggagcaatcgaatctatctacactgTAGAGTACCTCCGGAAACCTACAAACATAGACTTGGAACGGCTTCTGAAGAAGGCCGAAATGTgtggttttcctgggatgattggaagcattgattgtatacACTGGatgtggaaaaactgtccaagtgcatggcaaggcgcttatggggacagaaaaggagcaaaaagtattattttggaagcggtggcatcttttgatacatggatttggcacgccttttttcGGGGTTctgggagctcaaaatga
- the LOC137738083 gene encoding CASP-like protein 1E2, whose amino-acid sequence MESQYIGSTSGMEQQKEVKIANQRGGGTRESILRILALVLTLTASIVLGVGKQTEIVSIKLIPTLPPIDVPATAKWHYLSAFVYLVVADAIACTYAAFSLVLSFANRGRKNKLGLVIIVLDLSMVALLFSAIGSAGAIGLMGYQGNTRVQWNKVCNVFGKFCHQVAASTALSFLGSLAFFFLVVLAVLGLSRRSM is encoded by the exons aTGGAGAGCCAGTACATTGGGAGCACTAGTGGGATGGAACAGCAGAAGGAAGTGAAGATAGCAAACCAAAGAGGAGGTGGGACACGTGAGTCGATTCTGAGGATTTTGGCCTTGGTGCTAACTCTTACGGCTTCTATTGTCCTTGGAGTCGGTAAGCAAACCGAAATTGTATCGATAAAGCTCATCCCAACCTTGCCTCCTATTGATGTTCCTGCTACGGCTAAGTGGCATTACTTATCTGCTTTTGT GTACCTTGTGGTAGCAGATGCCATAGCATGCACATATGCAGCATTTTCCCTAGTCCTTTCTTTTGCGAATCGGGGCAGGAAGAATAAGTTAGGGCTGGTGATCATCGTGCTCGATCTGTCAATGGTGGCGTTGCTCTTTTCCGCCATTGGATCTGCCGGGGCAATTGGCCTAATGGGGTATCAAGGGAATACACGTGTGCAGTGGAACAAGGTCTGCAACGTTTTCGGAAAATTCTGCCACCAAGTCGCAGCCTCCACCGCCCTGTCCTTCCTTGGATCTTTGGCATTCTTCTTCCTAGTTGTGCTTGCTGTTCTAGGCCTTAGCAGGAGGTCTATGTAG
- the LOC137737831 gene encoding uncharacterized protein isoform X4: protein MQVISNTRRLSRAFKSPICIKSTDQFLSPDAQVVEAPLSSLQWRNLGAGSSQTALFSVMMLRAPFSSEASTIQEAVKELSDKMLQSVNIKRSMPPNAWLWSLIENCKKEGDIKLLFDILQNLRRFRLSNLRIHSDFNCNLCREVTKACVRVGALDYGKKALWKHNVYGLAPSIGSAHHLLLYAKERNDSKLMVEVMKLLKRNGLPLQPGTADIVFSICYNTDNWQLMSKYSKRFVKAGVKLRQTAFDLWMEFAAKIGDVESLWKAEKLRSELMKQHTVASGLSCAKGFLLECKPEEAASIIQVLNQILPDTKKSSIVVGLEKLVSEWPLEVIRRQKEEDRKALATSLISDIPTMVSSLSNTGLQVSVNIDDLTSKEGILY from the exons ATGCAAGTGATCTCCAATACTCGCAGGCTCTCCAGAGCTTTCAAATCTCCCATTTGTATCAAATCCACCGACCAATTTCTCTCTCCCGATGCCCAAGTCGTCGAAGCTCCACTCTCTTCTCTCCAATGGCGGAACCTCGGCGCCGGCTCTTCCCAAACGGCCTTGTTCTCAG TGATGATGTTGAGAGCGCCGTTTTCTTCTGAAGCGAGTACGATCCAAG AGGCTGTGAAGGAGCTGTCTGATAAGATGTTGCAGTCTGTTAATATTAAACGATCGATGCCCCCTAATGCTTGGTTATGGTCATTGATTGAAAATTGCAAAAAGGAAGGAGATATTAAGCTTCTATTTGACATCTTGCAGAACCTTCGAAGATTT AGACTGTCAAATCTTCGCATCCATTCCGATTTTAATTGCAATCTCTGCCGAGAGGTTACTAAGGCGTGTGTTCGTGTGGGAGCTCTTGACTATG GAAAGAAGGCCTTGTGGAAACATAACGTGTATGGATTGGCTCCTAGCATCGGATCTGCACACCATTTACTG TTGTATGCTAAAGAACGCAATGATTCTAAACTTATGGTGGAAGTAATGAAACTTTTGAAGAGGAATGGCCTACCATTGCAACCTGGTACAGCAGATATTGTTTTCAG CATTTGTTACAATACTGATAATTGGCAGTTGATGTCTAAGTACTCAAAAAGGTTTGTCAAAGCTGGAGTAAAGCTACGTCAAACTGCTTTTGATCTATGGATGGAATTTGCTGCTAAAATAG GAGATGTTGAATCATTGTGGAAAGCAGAGAAACTAAGATCTGAATTGATGAAGCAGCATACTGTTGCAAGTGGACTTTCATGTGCTAAG GGTTTTCTGTTAGAATGTAAGCCCGAGGAAGCTGCTTCCATCATTCAAGTTCTAAATCAG ATTTTACCTGATACAAAGAAGTCCAGTATCGTGGTTGGGCTTGAAAAGTTAGTTAGTGAGTGGCCCTTAGAGGTTATTAGGCGCCAGAAGGAAGAGGACAGAAAG GCATTAGCTACATCTTTGATCTCTGATATCCCTACAATGGTTAGTTCCCTATCAAACACGGGCTTACAAGTGAGCGTAAACATTGATGACCTAACCAGCAAAGAAGGTATTCTTTATTGA
- the LOC137737831 gene encoding uncharacterized protein isoform X3, with protein sequence MQVISNTRRLSRAFKSPICIKSTDQFLSPDAQVVEAPLSSLQWRNLGAGSSQTALFSVMMLRAPFSSEASTIQGGSTEAVKELSDKMLQSVNIKRSMPPNAWLWSLIENCKKEGDIKLLFDILQNLRRFRLSNLRIHSDFNCNLCREVTKACVRVGALDYGKKALWKHNVYGLAPSIGSAHHLLLYAKERNDSKLMVEVMKLLKRNGLPLQPGTADIVFSICYNTDNWQLMSKYSKRFVKAGVKLRQTAFDLWMEFAAKIGDVESLWKAEKLRSELMKQHTVASGLSCAKGFLLECKPEEAASIIQVLNQILPDTKKSSIVVGLEKLVSEWPLEVIRRQKEEDRKALATSLISDIPTMVSSLSNTGLQVSVNIDDLTSKEGILY encoded by the exons ATGCAAGTGATCTCCAATACTCGCAGGCTCTCCAGAGCTTTCAAATCTCCCATTTGTATCAAATCCACCGACCAATTTCTCTCTCCCGATGCCCAAGTCGTCGAAGCTCCACTCTCTTCTCTCCAATGGCGGAACCTCGGCGCCGGCTCTTCCCAAACGGCCTTGTTCTCAG TGATGATGTTGAGAGCGCCGTTTTCTTCTGAAGCGAGTACGATCCAAGGTGGTTCCACAG AGGCTGTGAAGGAGCTGTCTGATAAGATGTTGCAGTCTGTTAATATTAAACGATCGATGCCCCCTAATGCTTGGTTATGGTCATTGATTGAAAATTGCAAAAAGGAAGGAGATATTAAGCTTCTATTTGACATCTTGCAGAACCTTCGAAGATTT AGACTGTCAAATCTTCGCATCCATTCCGATTTTAATTGCAATCTCTGCCGAGAGGTTACTAAGGCGTGTGTTCGTGTGGGAGCTCTTGACTATG GAAAGAAGGCCTTGTGGAAACATAACGTGTATGGATTGGCTCCTAGCATCGGATCTGCACACCATTTACTG TTGTATGCTAAAGAACGCAATGATTCTAAACTTATGGTGGAAGTAATGAAACTTTTGAAGAGGAATGGCCTACCATTGCAACCTGGTACAGCAGATATTGTTTTCAG CATTTGTTACAATACTGATAATTGGCAGTTGATGTCTAAGTACTCAAAAAGGTTTGTCAAAGCTGGAGTAAAGCTACGTCAAACTGCTTTTGATCTATGGATGGAATTTGCTGCTAAAATAG GAGATGTTGAATCATTGTGGAAAGCAGAGAAACTAAGATCTGAATTGATGAAGCAGCATACTGTTGCAAGTGGACTTTCATGTGCTAAG GGTTTTCTGTTAGAATGTAAGCCCGAGGAAGCTGCTTCCATCATTCAAGTTCTAAATCAG ATTTTACCTGATACAAAGAAGTCCAGTATCGTGGTTGGGCTTGAAAAGTTAGTTAGTGAGTGGCCCTTAGAGGTTATTAGGCGCCAGAAGGAAGAGGACAGAAAG GCATTAGCTACATCTTTGATCTCTGATATCCCTACAATGGTTAGTTCCCTATCAAACACGGGCTTACAAGTGAGCGTAAACATTGATGACCTAACCAGCAAAGAAGGTATTCTTTATTGA
- the LOC137737831 gene encoding uncharacterized protein isoform X2, translated as MQVISNTRRLSRAFKSPICIKSTDQFLSPDAQVVEAPLSSLQWRNLGAGSSQTALFSGSTRGHLLLMEQHSTCAVMMLRAPFSSEASTIQEAVKELSDKMLQSVNIKRSMPPNAWLWSLIENCKKEGDIKLLFDILQNLRRFRLSNLRIHSDFNCNLCREVTKACVRVGALDYGKKALWKHNVYGLAPSIGSAHHLLLYAKERNDSKLMVEVMKLLKRNGLPLQPGTADIVFSICYNTDNWQLMSKYSKRFVKAGVKLRQTAFDLWMEFAAKIGDVESLWKAEKLRSELMKQHTVASGLSCAKGFLLECKPEEAASIIQVLNQILPDTKKSSIVVGLEKLVSEWPLEVIRRQKEEDRKALATSLISDIPTMVSSLSNTGLQVSVNIDDLTSKEGILY; from the exons ATGCAAGTGATCTCCAATACTCGCAGGCTCTCCAGAGCTTTCAAATCTCCCATTTGTATCAAATCCACCGACCAATTTCTCTCTCCCGATGCCCAAGTCGTCGAAGCTCCACTCTCTTCTCTCCAATGGCGGAACCTCGGCGCCGGCTCTTCCCAAACGGCCTTGTTCTCAG GCAGTACTCGCGGTCATCTTTTGCTGATGGAACAACATTCAACTTGTGCAGTGATGATGTTGAGAGCGCCGTTTTCTTCTGAAGCGAGTACGATCCAAG AGGCTGTGAAGGAGCTGTCTGATAAGATGTTGCAGTCTGTTAATATTAAACGATCGATGCCCCCTAATGCTTGGTTATGGTCATTGATTGAAAATTGCAAAAAGGAAGGAGATATTAAGCTTCTATTTGACATCTTGCAGAACCTTCGAAGATTT AGACTGTCAAATCTTCGCATCCATTCCGATTTTAATTGCAATCTCTGCCGAGAGGTTACTAAGGCGTGTGTTCGTGTGGGAGCTCTTGACTATG GAAAGAAGGCCTTGTGGAAACATAACGTGTATGGATTGGCTCCTAGCATCGGATCTGCACACCATTTACTG TTGTATGCTAAAGAACGCAATGATTCTAAACTTATGGTGGAAGTAATGAAACTTTTGAAGAGGAATGGCCTACCATTGCAACCTGGTACAGCAGATATTGTTTTCAG CATTTGTTACAATACTGATAATTGGCAGTTGATGTCTAAGTACTCAAAAAGGTTTGTCAAAGCTGGAGTAAAGCTACGTCAAACTGCTTTTGATCTATGGATGGAATTTGCTGCTAAAATAG GAGATGTTGAATCATTGTGGAAAGCAGAGAAACTAAGATCTGAATTGATGAAGCAGCATACTGTTGCAAGTGGACTTTCATGTGCTAAG GGTTTTCTGTTAGAATGTAAGCCCGAGGAAGCTGCTTCCATCATTCAAGTTCTAAATCAG ATTTTACCTGATACAAAGAAGTCCAGTATCGTGGTTGGGCTTGAAAAGTTAGTTAGTGAGTGGCCCTTAGAGGTTATTAGGCGCCAGAAGGAAGAGGACAGAAAG GCATTAGCTACATCTTTGATCTCTGATATCCCTACAATGGTTAGTTCCCTATCAAACACGGGCTTACAAGTGAGCGTAAACATTGATGACCTAACCAGCAAAGAAGGTATTCTTTATTGA
- the LOC137737831 gene encoding uncharacterized protein isoform X1 produces the protein MQVISNTRRLSRAFKSPICIKSTDQFLSPDAQVVEAPLSSLQWRNLGAGSSQTALFSGSTRGHLLLMEQHSTCAVMMLRAPFSSEASTIQGGSTEAVKELSDKMLQSVNIKRSMPPNAWLWSLIENCKKEGDIKLLFDILQNLRRFRLSNLRIHSDFNCNLCREVTKACVRVGALDYGKKALWKHNVYGLAPSIGSAHHLLLYAKERNDSKLMVEVMKLLKRNGLPLQPGTADIVFSICYNTDNWQLMSKYSKRFVKAGVKLRQTAFDLWMEFAAKIGDVESLWKAEKLRSELMKQHTVASGLSCAKGFLLECKPEEAASIIQVLNQILPDTKKSSIVVGLEKLVSEWPLEVIRRQKEEDRKALATSLISDIPTMVSSLSNTGLQVSVNIDDLTSKEGILY, from the exons ATGCAAGTGATCTCCAATACTCGCAGGCTCTCCAGAGCTTTCAAATCTCCCATTTGTATCAAATCCACCGACCAATTTCTCTCTCCCGATGCCCAAGTCGTCGAAGCTCCACTCTCTTCTCTCCAATGGCGGAACCTCGGCGCCGGCTCTTCCCAAACGGCCTTGTTCTCAG GCAGTACTCGCGGTCATCTTTTGCTGATGGAACAACATTCAACTTGTGCAGTGATGATGTTGAGAGCGCCGTTTTCTTCTGAAGCGAGTACGATCCAAGGTGGTTCCACAG AGGCTGTGAAGGAGCTGTCTGATAAGATGTTGCAGTCTGTTAATATTAAACGATCGATGCCCCCTAATGCTTGGTTATGGTCATTGATTGAAAATTGCAAAAAGGAAGGAGATATTAAGCTTCTATTTGACATCTTGCAGAACCTTCGAAGATTT AGACTGTCAAATCTTCGCATCCATTCCGATTTTAATTGCAATCTCTGCCGAGAGGTTACTAAGGCGTGTGTTCGTGTGGGAGCTCTTGACTATG GAAAGAAGGCCTTGTGGAAACATAACGTGTATGGATTGGCTCCTAGCATCGGATCTGCACACCATTTACTG TTGTATGCTAAAGAACGCAATGATTCTAAACTTATGGTGGAAGTAATGAAACTTTTGAAGAGGAATGGCCTACCATTGCAACCTGGTACAGCAGATATTGTTTTCAG CATTTGTTACAATACTGATAATTGGCAGTTGATGTCTAAGTACTCAAAAAGGTTTGTCAAAGCTGGAGTAAAGCTACGTCAAACTGCTTTTGATCTATGGATGGAATTTGCTGCTAAAATAG GAGATGTTGAATCATTGTGGAAAGCAGAGAAACTAAGATCTGAATTGATGAAGCAGCATACTGTTGCAAGTGGACTTTCATGTGCTAAG GGTTTTCTGTTAGAATGTAAGCCCGAGGAAGCTGCTTCCATCATTCAAGTTCTAAATCAG ATTTTACCTGATACAAAGAAGTCCAGTATCGTGGTTGGGCTTGAAAAGTTAGTTAGTGAGTGGCCCTTAGAGGTTATTAGGCGCCAGAAGGAAGAGGACAGAAAG GCATTAGCTACATCTTTGATCTCTGATATCCCTACAATGGTTAGTTCCCTATCAAACACGGGCTTACAAGTGAGCGTAAACATTGATGACCTAACCAGCAAAGAAGGTATTCTTTATTGA
- the LOC137737178 gene encoding E3 ubiquitin-protein ligase MIEL1-like, whose translation MEGSANERLDFGKMGYGCKHYRRRCQIRAPCCNEIYPCRHCHNEATSMLSNPFDRHELVRYDVKQVVCSVCDTEQPVARVCTNCGVSMGEYFCDICKFYDDDTTKEQFHCNDCGICRIGGRDKFYHCKKCGSCYSNGLRDNHLCVENSMQHHCPICYEFLFDSLKDTTVMKCGHTMHCECYNEMMKRDKYCCPICSKSVIDMSKTWKRIDEEIEATVMPEDYRYKKVWILCNDCNDTTEVYFHIIGQKCNHCNSYNTRTIAPPVLPQ comes from the exons ATGGAAGGCTCAGCCAATGAACGTCTCGATTTTGGGAAGATGGGTTATGG ATGCAAGCATTACAGAAGAAGATGCCAGATTCGAGCTCCGTGCTGCAACGAGATCTATCCTTGTCGCCATTGTCACAACGAAGCCACG AGCATGTTGAGCAACCCCTTTGATCGGCATGAGCTCGTTCGCTACGATGTGAAACAA GTTGTTTGTTCGGTTTGTGACACAGAGCAGCCG GTTGCACGAGTTTGTACAAACTGCGGCGTCAGTATGGGGGAATATTTCTGTGACATTTGCAAATTCTATGATGATGAT ACCACGAAGGAACAATTTCATTGTAATGATTGTGGGATCTGCAG AATCGGGGGTCGTGACAAATTTTATCACTGCAAGAAATGTG GTTCTTGCTATTCAAATGGCTTACGTGATAATCACTTGTGTGTGGAGAACTCAATGCAGCATCACTGCCCTATTTGTTACGAG TTCCTTTTTGACTCACTGAAAGACACTACTGTAATGAAATGCGGGCACACAATGCACTGCGAATGTTATAATGAAATGATGAAGCGTGACAA ATATTGTTGTCCGATATGCTCCAAGTCGGTGATTGACATGTCCAAAACCTGGAAGAGAATAGATGAGGAG ATAGAAGCAACTGTTATGCCTGAGGATTACCGGTATAAGAAG GTATGGATCCTGTGCAATGACTGCAACGACACTACCGAAGTCTACTTCCACATTATTGGGCAGAAATGCAACCACTGCAACTCATACAACACACGCACGATTGCCCCTCCAGTTCTTCCTCAATGA
- the LOC137736571 gene encoding uncharacterized protein: protein MGCGESKLAVATTNTILRRKKSSVADPSKKSKDIETVLENNDSAANSSVQHQQQHDQQEEQVKEDNAIANNVGGGGEASAVADDVNVNVNVKDIKVNNKDGEDGGKEVLEKGDKEEHDEAAGRLISHGSPNRFFSSRKLDEEGIDAIISEGRSGTSDYYTPRHGSKGNLHFKVDDDIAEDDNELHLPAAETKAPAVETQNKGAEEPVKKPEENSVKETEVAVTTTVEAEVAEAAEPEVSIPAEEVKN, encoded by the exons atggGTTGCGGGGAATCAAAGCTGGCGGTTGCCACCACCAACACCATCCTCCGCCGCAAGAAATCGAGTGTTGCCGATCCTTCCAAGAAGAGCAAAGACATAGAAACCGTCCTTGAAAACAATGACAGCGCCGCAAACTCATCGGTgcaacaccaacaacaacatgaCCAACAAGAAGAACAAGTCAAGGAGGACAATGCGATCGCCAATaatgttggtggtggtggtgaggcGTCTGCGGTGGCCGATGATGTGAATGTGAATGTGAATGTGAAGGACATAAAGGTAAATAACAAGGACGGAGAAGATGGTGGTAAGGAAGTATTGGAAAAAGGTGACAAAGAAGAGCACGACGAGGCCGCGGGGAGATTGATTTCGCATGGTTCTCCGAATCGTTTCTTTTCGTCGAGGAAATTGGATGAGGAGGGAATTGACGCGATTATTTCTGAGGGACGGTCTGGGACGTCGGACTATTATACTCCACGCCATGGAAGTAAGGGAAACTTGCACTTCAAGGTAGATGATGATATTGCAGAGGACGATAACGAATTACATCTGCCAGCTGCAGAAACAAAGGCTCCAGCGGTGGAGACACAAAATAAGG GTGCAGAAGAGCCTGTAAAGAAACCGGAGGAGAATTCGGTGAAGGAAACAGAAGTGGCAGTTACAACCACTGTTGAAGCTGAAGTGGCTGAAGCCGCTGAACCTGAAGTTTCAATCCCTGCTGAAGAAGTGAAGAATTAA